In a genomic window of Candidatus Omnitrophota bacterium:
- a CDS encoding prepilin-type N-terminal cleavage/methylation domain-containing protein, translated as MCNRSGFSLVEIIVALVVFALVIVGLLGLFVAGGKNIIHARERMTSAELGKLFIDSLQMDVRQDTWDLGQASNALTVGTTYCDSVGGHTQNKDCPTAAQRKVNNRDFSAQYVIDGVSGTDLRLVTTTITWNEPSP; from the coding sequence ATGTGTAATAGATCCGGTTTTAGTTTAGTTGAGATAATTGTGGCCTTAGTTGTATTTGCGTTAGTGATCGTGGGGCTGCTTGGTCTTTTTGTCGCCGGAGGCAAAAATATAATCCATGCCCGCGAACGCATGACCAGCGCTGAATTAGGCAAGTTATTTATTGATTCCCTCCAAATGGATGTGCGCCAGGATACTTGGGACTTAGGCCAGGCAAGCAATGCTCTTACAGTAGGTACTACATATTGTGATAGTGTTGGCGGACACACGCAAAATAAAGATTGTCCTACAGCGGCCCAGCGAAAAGTTAATAATCGGGATTTTTCTGCCCAATACGTAATCGATGGTGTCAGCGGTACCGACTTACGCCTGGTAACCACAACAATTACCTGGAATGAACCATCCCCTTAA